The sequence below is a genomic window from Calditrichota bacterium.
GAGACCGACCGGCGAAACCTGCGTAAACTGCCACGAACCGGGATATGATAAGCTGCTCGCCGGCTGGAAGTCCGATTTCAGGATGGCTCTGACCTCCGTCGATTCGTTGCTCCACCTTTGCCGCAAGATCGAGACTCCGGAACTATCTGCCCTCAGGAGTCGCCTCGATAAACTGAGAAAGGACCGTAGTCTCGGCGTCCACAATTACGCGATGGTGGATGGCATACTCAAGGCGGATAACGAGTGGCTGGTTAAATTTGTGAAGGAGCACGGCTTGAGCGTCAACCTCGCCTTGCCGGAGCCGGCAGAGTAGGGCAAGCGGGTTCGAATTTAGAAAACAGAAGCGGCGGGCAAACCCCGCCGCTTTGATTTCGTCAGTGAACTTCTGCATTCCGTGAGAGCCGGGCGACTCTCAACGCTTGACCGTCGTGTTGACGGCGCGACGGATTCGCTTAAGCCTCTACCATCCTCGCGCGCTCCGCGACGACGATCGGTTGATCGGCGCCGCATTTCCGGCAGCCGCCTTTCACTAATCCGGGAGTTTCGACTCCGTAGCCGCGCCGCTTGACTAACAGTTCGCCGCACTGCCGACAAAAAGTATCCTGCCGTTTGCCTTCCCAGACATTTCCAAGATAGACGTAGTCGAGATGCGCCTTCGCAATTTCGTAAGCGTCGTTCATAAATCCAAGGTCCGTCGGCGGGAGGTCATAGCGATTGGCGGGGAAATAGCGCGACAGATGCAGCGGTGTCGCGCTATCCATCGACCCGATCCACTTTGCCAGCCGTTCAACTTTACCGAGATCGTCGTTGACGCCGGTTACAATCAAGTGGGCGATTTCAAGATGCTTGCCTGCTTCGTAAATCATTCTCATCGTTCGCTGTACATCTCCAAGATGGCCGCCGCAGAAGTGACTGTAGCAGAGGTCATCATCGGATTTCAGGTCGATGTTGAAGGCGTCGGCGACCGGAAGAAGTTCGCGAAGCGGTTCGGCGTTGATGTAACCGTTGGAAATAAATATGTTAAACAAGCCGCGCTCGTGCAGTAACCTGCCAGCGTCGAGGACGTATTCATACCAGATCAACGGTTCCGCGTAAGTATAGGCGACGCCGATTCCATCGAGGGCGTCCACCATATCGGCGAGTTCTTCGGGCATCACCAACCTTGTCGGAGCGCTGTTCTGACTGATCTGCCAGTTCTGGCACCATTCGCAGGTCAGGTTGCAGCCATTCGGACCGACCGAGAGTATCTCGCTGCCGGGATAGAAATGGTAGAGCGGCTTCTTCTCGATTGGATCGAGATGAAGCGAACAGACCTGCCCGTAATTGGTCGCAATCAGCCGCCCGTCGATGACTTGCCGTCCGCCGCAAACGCCGATCCCTCCCTCGTCGAGCTTGCAAAACTTCGGGCAGATATCGCAGCGGATGCGCTTCCCTTCGCGATGCTGAAACGGCGCCTCGATCATCCGTGGGCGCTCTATCGTTCCCGATGCGTTCAACGATTCCTCAACTCAAAACCGTAATGTATTACGCCGGGCATCTTGCGCGGTTGGATGACCAGCGTGTATGATGAGAGGTAAATAATCCCCTGAGCGCTGGCGTCATTGCTGCCGGGTCGGATCATCCCCGGGTTGCTCTACGCTCAGCCGCCGGTTGGCGGAAAGGCTTTCTGCCCGACTATCGCAAGCAACGAGCGGTCAATCAAATCGATTGACCGCTCGCTCGATAACCGCTTCGCGGCGCAATCGGAGCCGGAGTCCTCAGTCGAAAGAGTATCCTTTTCTGGCGCCTTTCTTATGATCGCCGATATGTTCTAGCTCATTAAGTTGGAACGTCAGGGCAAGCAGCCCCAGCGCCGGCTGCTCATTTCGAACGACGAACCCGGCAGGCACATTCAACTGAATAGGGGTGAA
It includes:
- the amrS gene encoding AmmeMemoRadiSam system radical SAM enzyme → MNASGTIERPRMIEAPFQHREGKRIRCDICPKFCKLDEGGIGVCGGRQVIDGRLIATNYGQVCSLHLDPIEKKPLYHFYPGSEILSVGPNGCNLTCEWCQNWQISQNSAPTRLVMPEELADMVDALDGIGVAYTYAEPLIWYEYVLDAGRLLHERGLFNIFISNGYINAEPLRELLPVADAFNIDLKSDDDLCYSHFCGGHLGDVQRTMRMIYEAGKHLEIAHLIVTGVNDDLGKVERLAKWIGSMDSATPLHLSRYFPANRYDLPPTDLGFMNDAYEIAKAHLDYVYLGNVWEGKRQDTFCRQCGELLVKRRGYGVETPGLVKGGCRKCGADQPIVVAERARMVEA